Genomic DNA from Coleofasciculus chthonoplastes PCC 7420:
TCTTACCATCGCTTAGTTAGCAAAGTGCGATCGCACTCTTTGATCCTCCTAAGTTGTTCGGCATTTAAACCTTAATGTCAATAATGGCGAAAGCCTTGTAGTGCGTTAAGCGAAGCCATGCCGCAGGCTTTGCATCTTGCTCGCTACTAATACCCAATTTAAATGCATGACAGCTTACTCCCTACCTTCACCACAATACTTCTTCAGCCAGCCCTGTTTAGTGTGAAGTGATACCAATTCTCTATTATGATGCAGCGCTTATTTACGTCCAGCCAAGTGATTGAATTCAATATAATCGGGCCAGTCAATTTTTAACATCCGCTCAGGACTATCATAATTGCCAGTTGACCGTTCGATGCGTGTTTTTCTCTTGGGAACGTTGATATGACCGATACTAACGAAACGAGACTGATAATTGTCAAGAAAACTTTTTTGCTGCCAAAACTTTCTACCGATTTCCTGACAATACGCCACAAAACACTGTGCGCCAGTCAGTTGCTGTATAATTTCTGTCTCTGAGTCTTTCTTCGCTTTACAGCGCTTTTCACTTTTATGGAATACAAAATTGTATCGGCTTGCTTTTCAGCGCAATGATCGTCTGTAGTCTACTAACTTGAAAACTGCTGTAAGTTCAATAAAGATGATGCGCTTTTTAGTGTCCGTGTCAGCAATGATGACAAAATCTGCACGCTTGCATTCACCACGATTGCCTTTAAAAATGGCATTCGGTGCGCTAAAAGCATCTGTTTTGATCACAATAACTTGATCATTATCGGGCATCCCATTAACCGTGACAGAGTAATCAGTTGCTTCTTCGAGAATAACTTGATTTTTGCCGTAATTATTTTTCGTTAATGGCACTGTCGCGGTGTCTTTAATCATCTCTTTGAGGATAGCAATATCAGACATTACTCCTCACCCCAGACAATCGCTTCCTGAATTCGGTTCATTGTTTCAATAGTTTTATCGAAGCTGCGGGCTTCAATACCAAATTCGGGATCGATATTGGCTGGCGTAAGGGTTTGGTATTTAGATTTTCTCGTCTTTCCCTCTAGTTGTATCCGTGCTTCTTCTGCAATATAGACTTTAACCTTTTCAGCACGGAGCAGTTCCGCTTTCTGATAACCTTCTTCTTTAGCAATACGCTGAAGATGTGGTTTGTCATGGTTTAACATGATCAGCGTATTCAATTCTTTAATAAGATAATCGCTGTGGGTGGTGATAAAAACCTTAATGCCAAGGTTAACCAGTCGAGCAAAGAGCCGTGCAATGCGGCGCTGGTTTTCGGGATGCAAGTTTAGTTCGGGTTCGTCTACTAGGAGCAAATCACCGTGCTGGGCTTCGTGGTTCAGGTAAAAGCCGATGTCGAGAAGGGAACGCACAGCACTGGAACTTTCATCCATGGCAAGTTTGACTCGTTTTCCCTTTGGCTGGTAATAAAGCTCATCGTTACGGCTGACGGAATATTCACCGCCGATGATGTCAGCAAAATCTGACAATACATCGGCATAGTTACCAACAATAAAACTGCTTTTTTTGACAAGGCTTTCTAGTTTTCGGGTAAACTCCACATTGGTTTTTATTGGCAGTGCATAATCTTCATAATCTTTGAATAAAAGCTCTATGGGATTGATCTGCTGATCAGCCTGACCCATTTCTTCAAGTAAGCGGTTACGGGCGAAATTCAACTCTTTGCGAAAAATGGCAGCACCTGTCCGTTCAGCGCTGGCAATGAAAGGGTTAGGTAGAAGTTGGGCAAAGATGATGTCTTTAAGGGCATCAGCAATAATCCGTTCAATAATATCTACTGGTATCTTTGCTTTTTCTTGTTCAACTAAAAGGGT
This window encodes:
- a CDS encoding AAA family ATPase: MKIQIKNLGVLKQAEFTLGDLTIICGGNNTGKTYATYALFGFLYSWRQIFSIEIESDKIEQLLAEGAARIDITEYIEQAQQIVLQGCQDYTQQLSKIFATSADRFKETEFYVNLDTKHIQLNSRFERRMSTASSDIFSMTKSEESTELVITLLVEQEKAKIPVDIIERIIADALKDIIFAQLLPNPFIASAERTGAAIFRKELNFARNRLLEEMGQADQQINPIELLFKDYEDYALPIKTNVEFTRKLESLVKKSSFIVGNYADVLSDFADIIGGEYSVSRNDELYYQPKGKRVKLAMDESSSAVRSLLDIGFYLNHEAQHGDLLLVDEPELNLHPENQRRIARLFARLVNLGIKVFITTHSDYLIKELNTLIMLNHDKPHLQRIAKEEGYQKAELLRAEKVKVYIAEEARIQLEGKTRKSKYQTLTPANIDPEFGIEARSFDKTIETMNRIQEAIVWGEE